In Deltaproteobacteria bacterium, a single genomic region encodes these proteins:
- a CDS encoding DUF1552 domain-containing protein, producing the protein MRAFTRRRWLLGAGGAMLALPTLELFTPQASAAGGAIPRLLVYYFPNGRRPEWWVPSMATGAPVFPAQSAALQPFADKLLSLVNLTNTAALMSPGAAHAMGTGTIMTGTAIPDVAGGVLHNNVSLDQIIVQQRMPDTRFSSLQWSAGEPGPCDVGGSSCAYTQSISWAGPGEALGFGIDPLAAFERVFGNGVDGLQGAAAELRRKSNKSVLDFVDDDARALQQRLGANDSVRLEGYFDALRELEKSLTTAAASCEAHPEPPLGGLQYAERVAAFHQLIRLALQCDQSRIISFMIEFGLSGRSHDFLDAPGGHHALSHFGDQTGKDRLERVETWHAQQLGAMLQLLRDTPGESGGTLLDDTVVLAIGSMGEGSSHDHARNCPHIFGGGGIVQATGRQIAFPANGPAPLANLHATLLQGFGVQGNFGLGGAVFGDDGTGIIDGVLV; encoded by the coding sequence ATGCGCGCGTTCACACGACGACGATGGCTGTTGGGCGCGGGTGGGGCGATGCTCGCGCTGCCCACGCTCGAGCTGTTCACGCCCCAGGCGAGCGCCGCTGGCGGGGCCATCCCACGGCTGCTGGTCTACTACTTCCCCAACGGGCGCCGCCCCGAGTGGTGGGTGCCGAGCATGGCCACCGGCGCGCCGGTGTTCCCGGCGCAGTCGGCCGCGCTGCAGCCGTTCGCCGACAAGCTGCTGTCGCTGGTGAACCTCACCAACACCGCGGCGCTGATGAGCCCCGGGGCCGCGCACGCGATGGGCACCGGAACCATCATGACCGGCACCGCAATCCCCGATGTCGCGGGCGGCGTGTTGCACAACAACGTCTCGCTCGATCAGATCATCGTGCAGCAGCGGATGCCCGACACCCGCTTCTCGTCGCTGCAGTGGAGCGCAGGTGAGCCCGGGCCCTGCGATGTCGGTGGCTCGTCGTGCGCGTACACCCAGAGCATCTCGTGGGCGGGGCCCGGTGAGGCGCTGGGGTTCGGCATCGATCCGCTGGCGGCGTTCGAGCGCGTGTTCGGCAACGGCGTCGACGGCCTGCAGGGCGCAGCCGCGGAGCTGCGCCGCAAGTCGAACAAGTCGGTGCTCGACTTCGTCGACGACGACGCGCGCGCGCTGCAGCAGCGGCTCGGCGCCAACGACAGCGTGCGGCTCGAGGGCTACTTCGACGCGCTGCGCGAGCTCGAGAAGAGCTTGACCACGGCGGCGGCCAGCTGCGAGGCCCACCCCGAGCCACCGCTCGGGGGCCTGCAGTACGCCGAGCGGGTGGCGGCGTTCCATCAGCTCATCCGCCTGGCGCTGCAGTGCGACCAGAGCCGCATCATCAGCTTCATGATCGAGTTCGGCCTGAGCGGCCGCTCCCATGACTTTCTCGACGCACCCGGTGGCCACCACGCGCTGTCGCACTTCGGCGATCAGACCGGCAAGGACCGGCTCGAGCGGGTCGAGACCTGGCACGCACAGCAGCTGGGCGCGATGCTGCAGCTGCTGCGCGACACCCCCGGGGAGTCGGGCGGCACGCTGCTCGACGACACCGTGGTGCTGGCGATCGGCAGCATGGGCGAGGGCAGCTCGCACGACCACGCCCGGAACTGTCCGCACATCTTCGGCGGTGGCGGCATCGTGCAGGCGACCGGCCGCCAGATCGCGTTCCCGGCCAACGGTCCGGCGCCGCTGGCCAACCTGCACGCCACACTGCTGCAGGGCTTCGGCGTGCAGGGCAATTTCGGGCTCGGGGGTGCGGTGTTCGGCGACGACGGCACCGGCATCATCGACGGCGTGCTGGTCTAG